In one Haloplanus salinus genomic region, the following are encoded:
- the ppk1 gene encoding polyphosphate kinase 1: MSDSDDPTGRRDDSPDLDDTRYYLNRELSHLEFQRRVLHEALDERTPLLERVRFLGLFTRNLDEFFMKRVGGLKQQIDAGVTDPTVDGRTPREQWREILDATGPMFDRQTECYREVIRPALAEAGIEVVDHAALTAAERDRLRAYFEESVLPTLTPLAFDPAHPFPFISNRSLSLGVFVRHDADEDPIFTRIKVPQNRPRLVPVEEGSRYVLLEDLVEAHLDLLMPNVEVLDTALFRITRNAEVRRDEEVAEDLIEAIEEVIEQRRFATAVRLEIDADAPESMVDLLRTQLDLAPEEVFRRAGPLDYRDFSTLVDLDRPDLQRERWSPLPHPRFAEGPNADVSLHGADLFDEIASDDVLLHHPYHSFDGTVQRFLDAAANDPDVLAIKAAIYRTASDSQVIQRLIDAADNGKQVAVMVELKARFDEQNNLQWVRKLEENGIHVAYGTVGLKTHTKTALVVREEDDGVELYSHVATGNYHSETAKGYVDLGLLTADRDVGQDLVTVFNFFTGPSLDEEFRKLLVAPVTMRERFTELVRREARYARAGRPARIVAKMNALEDPEMVTELYRASMAGVDIDLIVRDICRLRPGIEGVSDTVTVRSVVGRFLEHSRIYYFENGAGPDDPDVADDGGRPQYFIGSADWMTRNLDHRVEAVTPVADPDSREQLRFVLEVMLHDNRSAWEMAADGSYEQRTPGDDPVRATQDVLMSATQTAHERDDDRGVDTDHPASPGDLLVTAGERSSVDADATTDDAATD; the protein is encoded by the coding sequence ATGTCAGATTCGGACGATCCGACCGGGCGACGTGACGACTCCCCCGATCTCGACGACACGCGATACTACCTGAACCGTGAGCTGAGCCACCTCGAGTTCCAGCGACGCGTCCTCCACGAGGCGCTCGACGAGCGAACGCCACTCCTCGAGCGCGTGCGGTTTCTCGGCCTGTTCACGAGGAACCTCGACGAGTTCTTCATGAAGCGGGTCGGCGGCCTGAAACAGCAGATCGACGCCGGCGTCACCGACCCCACGGTCGACGGCCGGACGCCCCGCGAGCAGTGGCGCGAGATCCTCGACGCGACCGGGCCGATGTTCGACCGGCAGACCGAGTGTTACCGCGAGGTGATCCGCCCCGCGCTCGCCGAGGCGGGTATCGAAGTCGTCGACCACGCGGCCCTCACCGCGGCCGAACGCGACCGGCTGCGGGCGTACTTCGAGGAGTCCGTCCTGCCGACGCTGACCCCGCTGGCGTTCGACCCCGCCCACCCCTTCCCGTTCATCTCCAACCGCAGCCTCTCGCTCGGCGTCTTCGTCCGCCACGACGCCGACGAGGACCCCATCTTCACCCGGATCAAAGTTCCCCAGAATCGCCCCCGTCTCGTCCCCGTCGAGGAGGGGTCGCGGTACGTCCTCCTCGAGGACCTCGTCGAGGCCCACCTCGACCTCCTGATGCCGAACGTCGAGGTGCTCGACACCGCCCTCTTCCGGATCACGCGCAACGCGGAGGTGCGCCGCGACGAGGAGGTTGCCGAGGACCTCATCGAGGCCATCGAGGAGGTGATCGAACAGCGGCGGTTCGCCACCGCAGTCCGCCTCGAAATCGACGCCGACGCGCCCGAGTCGATGGTCGACCTGCTCCGCACCCAACTCGATCTGGCGCCCGAAGAGGTGTTCCGCCGTGCCGGCCCGCTCGACTACCGCGACTTCTCGACGCTCGTCGACTTGGACCGCCCCGACCTGCAACGCGAGCGGTGGTCGCCACTCCCTCACCCACGGTTCGCGGAGGGGCCGAACGCCGACGTGAGCCTCCACGGTGCCGACCTGTTCGACGAAATCGCGAGCGACGACGTGCTCCTCCATCACCCGTACCACTCCTTCGACGGCACCGTCCAACGCTTCCTCGACGCCGCCGCCAACGATCCCGACGTGCTCGCGATCAAAGCCGCCATCTACCGCACGGCGAGCGACTCGCAGGTGATCCAGCGCCTGATCGACGCCGCCGACAACGGCAAACAGGTCGCCGTGATGGTCGAACTCAAGGCGCGGTTCGACGAGCAGAACAACCTCCAGTGGGTGCGCAAACTGGAGGAGAACGGCATCCACGTCGCCTACGGCACGGTGGGGTTGAAGACCCACACCAAGACGGCCCTCGTCGTCCGCGAGGAGGACGACGGCGTAGAGCTATACTCCCACGTCGCCACGGGAAACTACCACTCCGAGACGGCGAAAGGGTACGTCGACCTCGGTCTCCTGACCGCCGACCGCGACGTGGGCCAGGACCTCGTGACGGTGTTCAACTTCTTCACCGGCCCGTCGCTGGACGAGGAGTTCCGCAAACTGCTGGTCGCACCCGTCACGATGCGCGAGCGCTTCACCGAGTTGGTACGCCGCGAGGCCAGGTACGCCCGCGCCGGCCGCCCGGCACGGATCGTCGCCAAGATGAACGCGCTCGAGGATCCGGAGATGGTGACGGAACTCTATCGCGCGTCGATGGCCGGGGTCGATATCGATCTGATCGTCCGCGACATCTGTCGCCTGCGCCCGGGCATCGAGGGCGTCAGCGACACCGTAACCGTCCGATCGGTCGTCGGACGCTTCCTCGAACACTCCCGGATCTACTACTTCGAGAACGGCGCGGGGCCGGACGACCCCGACGTGGCTGACGACGGCGGCCGTCCGCAGTACTTCATCGGCTCCGCCGACTGGATGACGCGCAACCTCGACCACCGCGTCGAGGCCGTCACGCCCGTCGCCGACCCCGACAGCCGCGAGCAACTCCGTTTCGTCCTCGAAGTGATGCTGCACGACAACCGGTCGGCCTGGGAGATGGCCGCCGACGGCAGCTACGAACAGCGGACGCCCGGCGACGACCCGGTCCGGGCCACACAGGACGTGCTGATGAGCGCGACACAGACCGCCCACGAGCGTGACGACGACCGGGGCGTCGACACCGACCACCCCGCGAGCCCCGGCGACCTGCTCGTGACGGCCGGGGAGAGGTCGTCGGTGGACGCCGACGCCACGACCGACGACGCCGCTACGGACTAA